A genomic window from Cotesia glomerata isolate CgM1 linkage group LG7, MPM_Cglom_v2.3, whole genome shotgun sequence includes:
- the LOC123269324 gene encoding uncharacterized protein LOC123269324 — protein MQALREENVPEYLCRIVASYFTDRVLKYDTKNGLKEYDITGGVPQGSVLGPLLWNIMYDGLLRLKLPRSVKLVEQHVRHHLRASPSVDEYGKPASGYTQN, from the exons atgcaagctcttcgAGAGGAAAACGTTCCAGAATACCTGTGTAGAATAGTGGCCAGCTATTTCACCGATAGAGTTCTTAAAtacgacacgaagaatggtctaAAAGAGTACGATATTACCggaggtgtaccccagggCTCTGTACTTGGTCCActgctgtggaatatcatgtacgaTGGCCTATTGAGATTGAAATTGCCAAGAAGTGtaaaactcgtag AACAACATGTTCGACATCACCTTCGAGCGAGTCCATCGGTGGATGAATACGGTAAACCTGCATCTGGCTACACAcaaaactga
- the LOC123269323 gene encoding dynein axonemal light chain 1-like: MSISKPTTCKDATRRWEEENKCDAASALEVDLSFQWPPVEKMDNSLSLFSKCRKLSLSTNMIEKIIGISSLKNLKILSLGRNVIKGFTGLEALADTLEELWISYNSIEKMKGIATMKNLKVLYMSNNLVKEWIEFMRLQEMMNLRELLFVGNPLCEVIEMDLWRIDVAKRLPSLEKLDGEPLIRTEDSSVQPAQVLGKVETSTVVEKE, from the exons ATGTCAATTTCAAAACCAACAACGTGCAAAGATGCGACTCGTCGTTGGGAAGAAGAGAATAAATGTGATGCTGCATCAGCGTTAGAAGTGGATTTGAGTTTTCAATGGCCCCCTGTAGAAAAAATGGATAATTCTCTTTCACTATTTTCAAAATGTCGAAAATTATCACTCTCTACTaacatgattgaaaaaataattggaataagttctcttaaaaatttaaaaatattatcgcTGGGACGAAATGTTATAAAAGGATTTACCGGCCTTGAAGCACTTGCTGATACCCTCGAAGAATTATGGATTTCCTATAATTCtatcgaaaaaatgaaaggTATAGCAACTATGAAGAATTTGAAAGTACTTTACATGTCAAATAACTTAGTTAAAGAATGGATTGAGTTTATGCGTCTTCAAGAAATGATGAATCTACGTGAATTATTGTTTGTTGGAAATCCGTTATGTGAAGTTATCGAg aTGGATCTTTGGAGAATTGATGTTGCCAAGCGATTGCCAAGTTTAGAGAAGTTAGATGGTGAACCGTTAATCAGAACGGAAGATAGTTCTGTACAGCCAGCACAGGTGTTAGGAAAAGTAGAAACTTCAACTGTTGTAGAGAAGGAATAA
- the LOC123269482 gene encoding protein kish-A, translating into MSALFNFQSLMTVILLLICTCAYVRSIVPRIIDVKKVGVGGIFWKCARIGERKSPYIAAGCLFMAFSILFSS; encoded by the exons ATG tcgGCACtctttaattttcaaagtCTCATGacagtaattttattgttgatcTGTACATGTGCTTATGTGCGGTCAATAGTGCCTCGTATAATAGATGTAAAAAAAGTTGG AGTTGGGGGAATATTTTGGAAATGTGCAAGAATTGGTGAAAGAAAAAGTCCGTACATAGCGGCTGGTTGTTTATTCATGGCATTTAGCATATTgttttcttcttaa
- the LOC123268615 gene encoding probable 28S ribosomal protein S6, mitochondrial gives MPTYEMPLLLRIMSKPETFNTLKRVSTAIFSKKGIIRKIDNLGQKPTPYKMSNHNIVHREANYYVIHFDVPPRKIDDLLEEYGRDIDIIRSRIYKKPDDEEQPQCTWHEEMLPPPYRPEVQKLMDNAAKSKTGYTIEFKYNSGLDYNPFQR, from the exons ATGCCGACTTACGAAATGCCTTTATTACTCCGTATAATGAGCAAg cctGAGACTTTTAATACATTAAAGAGAGTATCAACTgcaatttttagtaaaaaaggTATCATACGTAAAATTGATAATCTTGGCCAAAAACCAACACCTTATAAAATGAGTAATCATAATATCGTTCATCGAGAAGCTAACTACTACGTTATTCACTTTGATGTTCCTCCtcgaaaaattgatgatttatTAGAGGAATATGGTCGTGACATCGATATCATTAGAAGcaggatttataaaaaacctGATGATGAAGAACAACCACAATGTACCTGGCACGAGGAAATGTTACCTCCTCCATACAG ACCTGAAGTCCAAAAATTAATGGATAATGCAGCAAAATCTAAAACAGGATACACAATTGAGTTTAAATACAATTCTGGATTGGATTATAATCCATTCCAAAGATaa